A single genomic interval of Gammaproteobacteria bacterium harbors:
- the bfr gene encoding bacterioferritin, translating to MKGNNKVITQLQKLLRGELAARDQYFIHSRMCQDWGFAKLYEHINHEMEEETQHADALIRRLLFLEATPDLSKQDALNVGQDVPQILKNDLQLEYDVIKALRKAMSVCEAEQDYQTRDILKGMLADTEEDHAYWLERQLGLIEKIGLENFLQNQI from the coding sequence ATGAAGGGTAACAACAAGGTCATCACGCAACTCCAGAAGCTGCTGCGGGGCGAACTCGCGGCGCGCGATCAGTACTTCATCCACTCACGCATGTGCCAGGACTGGGGGTTCGCCAAGCTCTACGAGCACATCAATCACGAGATGGAGGAAGAGACCCAGCATGCCGACGCCCTGATCAGGCGCCTGCTGTTCCTGGAAGCCACGCCGGACCTGTCCAAGCAGGATGCCCTGAACGTCGGCCAGGACGTGCCGCAGATACTGAAAAACGACCTGCAGCTGGAATACGACGTGATCAAGGCGCTGCGCAAGGCCATGTCGGTCTGCGAAGCGGAGCAGGACTACCAGACGCGGGATATCCTCAAGGGCATGCTGGCCGACACCGAGGAAGACCATGCCTACTGGCTGGAACGGCAACTCGGCCTGATCGAGAAGATCGGCCTGGAAAACTTCCTGCAGAACCAGATCTAG
- a CDS encoding extracellular solute-binding protein gives MRRTAASAFVLMLVFLAAAPARAVELIVYSERNESLIKPLFDAYTKETGVEIRFITDQAGPLLERLKVEGENTPADLLITVDAGNLWLAAREGVLAPVDSAVLNANIPAHLRDTENRWFGLSVRARTIVYSTERVKPSELTSYEDLASPKWKDRLCLRTSKKVYNQSLVAMMLERLGPRETEQVVRGWVGNLATSPFANDTKLMEAIAAGQCDVGIVNTYYFGRLQREQPAIKLALFWPNQDSSGVHVNISGAGVTRHAKHRAEAVRLLEWLSTGEAQGAFADLNLEYPANPAVQPDPAVAAWGSFKQDSINVTVAGSRQAEAVMLMDRAGYR, from the coding sequence ATGAGACGTACGGCGGCATCCGCGTTCGTTCTCATGCTGGTCTTCTTGGCGGCGGCGCCGGCCCGTGCCGTCGAACTGATCGTATATTCAGAGCGTAATGAAAGCCTGATCAAGCCGCTGTTCGACGCCTACACCAAGGAGACCGGCGTCGAGATCCGCTTCATCACCGATCAGGCCGGTCCGCTGCTGGAGAGGCTCAAGGTCGAGGGCGAGAACACCCCGGCCGACCTGCTGATCACCGTCGACGCAGGCAACCTCTGGCTGGCCGCCCGTGAGGGCGTGCTGGCGCCGGTAGACTCTGCCGTGCTCAACGCCAACATACCCGCGCACCTGCGCGACACGGAGAACCGCTGGTTCGGCCTGTCGGTGCGGGCACGCACGATCGTTTACAGCACCGAGCGGGTAAAACCTTCAGAGCTGACGAGCTACGAGGATCTCGCGTCCCCCAAGTGGAAGGACCGCCTGTGCCTGCGGACCTCTAAGAAGGTATACAACCAGTCCCTCGTCGCGATGATGCTTGAGCGACTTGGCCCCAGGGAGACCGAGCAGGTGGTGCGCGGGTGGGTGGGCAACCTTGCCACGAGTCCGTTCGCGAATGACACCAAGCTGATGGAGGCCATCGCCGCCGGGCAGTGCGATGTGGGTATTGTCAACACCTATTATTTCGGGCGCCTGCAGCGCGAGCAACCCGCCATCAAGCTGGCCCTGTTCTGGCCGAACCAGGACAGCAGCGGCGTGCACGTGAACATCTCCGGCGCCGGGGTCACCCGCCATGCCAAGCACCGAGCAGAGGCGGTCAGGCTGCTGGAATGGCTGTCGACCGGGGAGGCCCAGGGGGCGTTCGCCGACCTGAATCTCGAGTATCCCGCCAACCCGGCGGTGCAACCGGATCCCGCGGTAGCCGCCTGGGGCAGCTTCAAGCAGGACTCCATCAACGTGACCGTCGCCGGCAGCCGGCAGGCGGAGGCCGTCATGCTGATGGACCGCGCAGGGTATCGCTGA
- the bfr gene encoding bacterioferritin, with the protein MQGDTKVIQHLNAVLKEQLTAINQFFLHARMLGNWGLDDLNEREYKQSIKAMKLADGLVGRVLFLEGLPNLQDLGKLLIGEDVPEILANDLTLQAGLRASMQGAIAYCESIQDYISRQLLEEQLDETEEHIDWIETQLRLIDSVGRENYLQSMM; encoded by the coding sequence ATGCAAGGCGACACCAAGGTAATTCAGCACCTGAACGCGGTTCTGAAGGAACAGCTCACAGCCATCAACCAGTTCTTCCTGCACGCGAGGATGCTCGGCAACTGGGGACTGGACGATCTCAATGAGCGTGAGTACAAGCAGTCCATCAAGGCGATGAAACTCGCCGACGGTCTGGTTGGACGCGTACTGTTTCTGGAAGGCCTGCCCAATCTGCAGGATCTGGGCAAGCTGCTGATCGGGGAAGACGTTCCCGAGATACTCGCCAACGATCTCACGCTGCAGGCGGGGCTCCGCGCGAGCATGCAGGGCGCCATCGCCTATTGCGAATCGATCCAGGATTACATCAGCCGCCAGCTGCTGGAAGAGCAACTGGACGAAACCGAGGAACATATCGACTGGATCGAGACCCAGCTCCGACTCATCGACAGCGTCGGGCGGGAAAACTACCTGCAATCGATGATGTGA
- a CDS encoding (2Fe-2S)-binding protein, translated as MYVCVCNAVSDRDIKEAAGRGICSMEALGNQLKVATCCGRCLDHASKVLQQAISDGGGSPRLGV; from the coding sequence ATGTACGTATGCGTTTGCAACGCGGTAAGCGATCGTGACATCAAGGAGGCCGCCGGCAGGGGCATCTGCTCCATGGAGGCCCTCGGGAACCAGCTGAAGGTGGCCACCTGTTGCGGGCGATGCCTGGATCACGCCAGCAAGGTGCTCCAGCAGGCGATATCGGATGGGGGCGGGAGTCCGCGCCTGGGCGTCTGA